The Pseudoalteromonas arctica A 37-1-2 genome includes a region encoding these proteins:
- a CDS encoding DMT family transporter — protein sequence MQKISVGLGMTLLVVGNIIAVFSDAIIKTLPAESPTFQFVFMRQLTAVLILLPFCLSANKKHLFAGLKWHAVRGHVWLFGIIFMVFALKALPLATANAIFYAAPLLMLPLAVMIFREQLTKSSIAVAVIGFIGVLIVIQPTDINWAAIFALVVAITLAINNVLIRKLPKHHSIMQTLLLTNLVGMPVGLGLALWENEPWHWAALITAFGSTLFILIYAGICVYVYSKIESSQVASAEYSGLVAAVVVGLFWFGEVPTLGLIIGASLIILPLVWLANVQKNKQRLVKRQLTK from the coding sequence ATGCAAAAAATATCGGTTGGCTTAGGCATGACATTACTTGTGGTGGGTAATATTATTGCGGTTTTTTCTGATGCTATAATCAAAACTTTACCAGCAGAAAGTCCCACGTTTCAGTTTGTATTTATGCGCCAACTTACCGCAGTATTAATTTTGCTCCCGTTTTGTTTGTCGGCGAATAAAAAACATTTATTTGCCGGTTTAAAATGGCATGCGGTACGCGGACATGTATGGTTATTTGGTATTATATTTATGGTGTTTGCGCTCAAAGCTTTACCGCTTGCAACCGCTAACGCTATTTTTTATGCAGCGCCTTTATTAATGCTGCCTTTAGCAGTAATGATATTTCGTGAACAGCTAACAAAAAGCAGCATAGCTGTGGCTGTTATTGGCTTTATAGGGGTACTTATTGTTATTCAGCCTACCGACATTAATTGGGCGGCTATATTTGCACTTGTAGTCGCAATTACACTAGCAATAAATAATGTACTAATACGAAAGTTACCTAAGCATCATAGTATTATGCAAACCTTGTTACTTACCAATTTAGTAGGTATGCCTGTGGGATTGGGTTTGGCGCTGTGGGAAAACGAGCCATGGCATTGGGCCGCACTTATTACTGCGTTTGGCTCTACACTGTTTATTTTAATTTATGCGGGAATTTGCGTGTATGTTTATAGCAAAATCGAATCGAGCCAAGTTGCTAGCGCTGAATATAGTGGCTTAGTGGCGGCTGTCGTTGTTGGGTTATTTTGGTTTGGCGAAGTACCTACACTTGGCTTAATAATTGGCGCATCGTTAATTATTTTACCCTTAGTATGGTTGGCTAACGTACAAAAAAACAAACAGCGATTGGTTAAACGTCAACTCACAAAATAA
- a CDS encoding carbohydrate porin, which yields MKYALALQATADSTEYWSRPSLRFYLSNFDWNKAAGQESGLSVAGKEGDESALVAGAQVEIWF from the coding sequence ATGAAATATGCGCTAGCATTACAAGCAACCGCCGACTCTACCGAATATTGGTCGCGTCCATCGTTACGCTTTTATCTAAGTAACTTTGATTGGAACAAGGCTGCTGGGCAAGAATCTGGGTTAAGTGTTGCAGGCAAAGAGGGCGACGAAAGTGCCTTAGTTGCAGGCGCTCAGGTTGAAATTTGGTTTTAA
- a CDS encoding M24 family metallopeptidase, with protein sequence MTTIDIGTQTKEQALASLSNMTSDLTPIQPAEYLSRIAKAQTYMQNNGIDAIYLNAGTNLAYFTGMRWYASERLVGAILPAKGEVQYIAPYFEIGSLNGFKVIDGPIRGWQEHQNPYQLFVNILTEMGIAANGTIGIDESAQFFIFDGINKAQTGLNLVNAQPVTAHCRMHKSANELALMQRAMDMTLVVHQATASMLHEGISTTEVEEFIKLAHQKVGAPGNYFCIVLFGLATSFPHGVKDPQILKKGDMVLIDTGCKVHDYLSDITRTYVFGEATDRQRQFWNNEKAAQIAAFNAAKIGVPCEDVDTAARSYLAEQGLGPDYQTPGCPHRTGHGIGLDIHEWPYLVGGNKTPLAAGMCFSNEPMLVIPDEFGVRLEDHFYMTDSGAKWFTEPSHSIDDPFGLQK encoded by the coding sequence ATGACCACAATTGATATTGGCACCCAAACCAAAGAACAAGCACTCGCTAGCTTAAGCAATATGACCAGCGATTTAACCCCTATTCAACCGGCAGAATATTTATCTCGTATAGCCAAAGCGCAAACGTATATGCAAAACAATGGCATTGATGCCATTTATTTAAATGCAGGTACTAACCTCGCCTATTTTACCGGTATGCGTTGGTATGCAAGTGAGCGTTTAGTTGGCGCAATTTTGCCTGCTAAAGGTGAAGTGCAATACATAGCTCCTTATTTTGAAATTGGCTCACTCAATGGTTTTAAAGTAATTGACGGGCCAATCCGTGGTTGGCAAGAGCATCAAAACCCATATCAGTTATTTGTTAATATATTAACGGAAATGGGTATTGCGGCTAATGGCACTATTGGTATTGACGAAAGCGCGCAGTTCTTTATTTTTGATGGTATTAATAAAGCGCAAACGGGCTTAAATTTAGTGAATGCTCAACCTGTTACAGCACATTGTAGAATGCATAAATCAGCCAATGAGCTGGCATTAATGCAACGCGCTATGGATATGACCTTAGTGGTTCACCAAGCTACGGCAAGCATGCTGCACGAGGGTATTAGTACCACTGAAGTTGAAGAGTTTATAAAGCTAGCGCATCAAAAAGTAGGCGCGCCGGGTAACTACTTTTGTATCGTGTTATTTGGGCTTGCAACGTCATTTCCGCATGGGGTAAAAGATCCGCAAATCCTTAAAAAAGGCGACATGGTACTTATTGATACTGGCTGTAAAGTACATGATTACTTATCTGATATTACCCGCACTTATGTGTTTGGTGAAGCAACTGATCGCCAACGTCAATTTTGGAATAATGAAAAAGCAGCACAAATTGCAGCTTTCAATGCAGCAAAAATTGGCGTGCCATGTGAAGACGTAGATACAGCTGCGCGCAGCTACTTAGCTGAGCAAGGTTTAGGCCCTGATTATCAAACACCTGGTTGCCCGCACCGTACAGGCCACGGCATTGGTTTAGATATTCACGAATGGCCTTATTTGGTAGGCGGTAATAAAACGCCACTAGCCGCTGGCATGTGTTTTAGTAACGAGCCAATGCTGGTTATACCGGATGAATTTGGGGTGCGCTTAGAAGATCATTTTTATATGACCGACAGTGGTGCAAAATGGTTTACCGAGCCTAGCCACAGTATTGACGACCCGTTTGGTTTACAAAAGTAA
- a CDS encoding LysR family transcriptional regulator — MKLPPLRAVQCFESVARLNSFSKAAEHLNVTQSAVSHQVKLLEQYLNEPLFNRSGRSFSLTDAGNRYYQEVSHSLTSLASATQKIRYGEPGHIRLALYSSLAVKWLIPRLESFKHDSPDIDLTLNMIVDEADFSDRVADCFITTTPPKGEFVSLFLFAEKLYPACGKGMWQQLKNQSLPNELWKHPLLSVQYDESEQRSTNDWQQWCKSGGFELPKNVRVNHFSHVILAAEAARYNLGITLIDAFFIASQHDNHLVKLPLHGVETGCKFYFVYKKSRAKQTDIITLSRWLKAQWAEVKK; from the coding sequence ATGAAATTGCCCCCATTACGTGCTGTTCAGTGTTTTGAATCTGTAGCGCGATTAAATAGTTTTTCTAAAGCGGCTGAACACCTTAATGTGACGCAAAGTGCCGTGAGCCATCAGGTTAAATTACTAGAGCAATATTTAAACGAGCCGCTATTTAACCGCAGTGGTCGTAGCTTTTCGTTAACCGACGCGGGCAATCGTTACTATCAAGAAGTGAGTCATTCATTAACCAGTTTAGCCTCTGCCACACAAAAAATACGTTACGGCGAGCCTGGGCATATTCGTTTAGCACTTTATAGCTCATTAGCTGTAAAGTGGTTAATACCGCGATTAGAAAGCTTTAAACATGACTCGCCAGATATCGACTTAACTTTAAATATGATTGTAGATGAGGCGGATTTTAGCGACCGTGTTGCCGATTGTTTTATTACCACAACGCCACCTAAAGGTGAGTTTGTCAGCTTATTTTTATTTGCAGAAAAGCTTTACCCTGCTTGTGGCAAAGGCATGTGGCAGCAATTAAAAAATCAATCGCTGCCCAATGAATTATGGAAGCACCCGCTGTTGTCGGTGCAGTATGATGAGTCAGAGCAACGTAGCACCAATGACTGGCAGCAATGGTGTAAAAGCGGCGGCTTTGAGCTACCTAAAAACGTAAGAGTTAATCACTTTAGTCACGTTATACTGGCCGCAGAAGCTGCGCGTTATAATTTAGGTATTACGCTTATTGATGCGTTTTTTATTGCCTCACAGCACGATAACCACTTAGTTAAGTTGCCACTGCATGGAGTTGAAACCGGCTGTAAATTTTATTTTGTATATAAAAAATCGCGAGCAAAACAAACCGATATTATTACCCTAAGCCGCTGGCTAAAAGCCCAGTGGGCCGAGGTTAAAAAATAA
- a CDS encoding MFS transporter, whose protein sequence is MTKSHTHVSSDPLQQIRWLTYMMFFMFAMTSDAVGMIIPELIKDFGLSMTQASAFHYAPMALIAFSGLFLGFLADSLGRKKTIMLGLLIFSASCFLFAFSTSFTFFLVLLCCIGLAIGLFKTGALALLGDISHSNDDHTKTMNKVEGFFGIGAIVGPALVGVLLVQNVSWTYLYITAGVMCLVLALLAWRADYPDVVKTTEKPASLATTLKMVKNPYALGFSLAIALYVATEVAIYVWMPTLLKDYTGSWPLLATYALTIFFILRAAGRFIAVWLLNRYSWQGVMAYLSLGIALCYVGTLIGGVDWAVGLLPLSGLFMSMVYPTLNSKGISCFPAERHGAVAGVILFFTALSAALAPLFMGMISDYFGHVRYGFYLATGFAVILFVAMLFNYLRDPSMSALQENNPTA, encoded by the coding sequence ATGACAAAATCACACACACACGTAAGCAGCGACCCACTGCAACAAATACGCTGGCTTACATACATGATGTTTTTTATGTTTGCCATGACCTCTGACGCAGTCGGCATGATAATCCCCGAACTTATAAAAGATTTCGGTTTGAGCATGACTCAAGCTAGTGCATTTCATTACGCTCCCATGGCATTAATAGCCTTTAGTGGCTTATTTTTAGGCTTTTTAGCTGACAGCCTTGGCCGTAAAAAAACCATTATGCTGGGTCTATTAATATTTTCTGCCAGTTGTTTTTTATTTGCATTTAGCACCAGTTTTACCTTCTTTTTAGTATTGCTTTGCTGCATAGGCCTGGCCATTGGTTTATTTAAAACCGGCGCACTGGCATTGCTTGGCGATATTTCACATAGTAACGACGACCATACTAAAACCATGAACAAGGTTGAGGGCTTTTTTGGCATTGGCGCTATTGTAGGCCCTGCCCTAGTTGGTGTTTTATTAGTGCAAAACGTAAGTTGGACATACCTGTATATTACTGCGGGCGTAATGTGTTTAGTTCTTGCTTTATTAGCATGGCGCGCAGACTACCCTGACGTAGTTAAAACAACTGAAAAGCCAGCCTCTTTGGCCACCACCCTAAAAATGGTAAAAAACCCTTATGCACTTGGCTTTTCTTTGGCTATTGCACTATATGTAGCGACTGAAGTGGCTATTTATGTATGGATGCCAACGCTATTAAAGGACTACACAGGCTCTTGGCCGCTCCTTGCCACTTATGCACTTACTATATTTTTTATACTACGTGCTGCAGGTCGTTTTATTGCCGTATGGTTACTAAATCGTTATAGCTGGCAAGGTGTTATGGCTTATTTAAGCTTAGGTATTGCGCTTTGTTATGTGGGTACACTTATTGGTGGCGTTGACTGGGCTGTAGGGTTACTACCTCTTTCAGGTTTATTTATGTCTATGGTTTACCCAACTTTAAACTCTAAAGGTATATCGTGTTTTCCTGCTGAGCGCCATGGAGCCGTAGCCGGCGTTATATTATTTTTTACCGCATTATCGGCTGCTTTAGCTCCTTTATTTATGGGTATGATCAGCGATTACTTTGGCCATGTGCGCTATGGCTTTTACTTAGCAACAGGGTTTGCCGTGATTTTATTTGTAGCTATGTTGTTCAATTATTTACGCGACCCATCAATGAGTGCTTTACAAGAAAATAACCCAACAGCTTAA
- a CDS encoding helix-turn-helix domain-containing protein, protein MHTPQLNKQRQQLKVLIENKVTFAADNSELSIYDTYQNAQKVALHSKELLFCAMLSGKKVMHVESCQYHKAFLPHESFVLAPEQGVLIDFEQASLNAPTTCLAIEISTDKITQVANALNIEQRFASDDLFAYTPQLVHSQHNSQTQQLLARMVHLFSEPDEQRGYLIDLSLNELITRLLQQQSRDLLLKHGNNPQLKTPVNNALQYIEEHLNEALDIEKLCKIACMSRSKFYQQFKLAFGTSPALWQQQLRLKRAYSKLLQGRTVSQACYELGFNCPSHFSRLFKQAYGVPPASIAKKNH, encoded by the coding sequence ATGCATACTCCGCAATTAAATAAGCAACGTCAGCAATTAAAGGTGCTAATTGAAAATAAAGTGACCTTTGCTGCCGATAATAGCGAGCTAAGTATTTACGATACTTATCAAAATGCGCAAAAAGTAGCTTTGCATTCAAAAGAATTACTTTTTTGTGCCATGCTTAGTGGTAAAAAGGTAATGCATGTAGAGAGCTGCCAATATCATAAGGCATTTTTACCTCACGAATCCTTTGTATTAGCACCAGAGCAAGGGGTGTTAATTGACTTTGAACAAGCATCTTTAAACGCGCCTACTACCTGCCTTGCCATAGAAATAAGTACAGATAAAATAACGCAGGTGGCTAATGCACTCAATATTGAGCAACGCTTTGCCAGCGATGACTTATTTGCCTATACACCGCAGCTGGTACATAGCCAGCACAATAGCCAAACCCAACAACTTTTAGCGCGTATGGTGCATTTATTTAGTGAGCCCGACGAGCAGCGAGGTTATTTAATCGACTTATCGTTAAACGAGCTTATTACCCGTTTGCTACAGCAGCAAAGTCGAGATTTATTGCTAAAACATGGCAATAATCCGCAGCTTAAAACACCGGTAAATAATGCTTTGCAATACATAGAAGAGCACTTAAATGAGGCATTGGATATAGAGAAGCTGTGTAAAATTGCCTGCATGAGTCGCAGCAAGTTTTATCAACAATTTAAGTTGGCGTTTGGTACGAGCCCAGCACTGTGGCAGCAGCAACTTAGGCTTAAAAGAGCCTATAGTAAATTGTTACAGGGGCGCACGGTTAGCCAAGCGTGTTATGAGCTGGGTTTTAATTGCCCTAGCCATTTTAGCCGATTATTTAAACAAGCCTATGGCGTACCACCAGCAAGCATTGCCAAAAAAAACCATTAA
- a CDS encoding TonB-dependent receptor: MTTHNTPLYLISALALAVSQGVHAQETDQATPEASQNKGLETIVVTGVPRRTTIMASSVSVSSVSLEQVQVSTPRSTAEAFRIIPGIRAESTGGEGNANIAVRGLPVASGGAKFLQLQEDGLPVMQYGDIAFGNSDIFMRLDNTVQTIESIRGGSASTAASNAPGGIINFISKNGENESGSVSTTLGLDYDSVRTDFEYGTYLTDSVRFHVGGFVRQGEGPRETGYTSNKGGQIKANLTKDFENGYVRLYYKHLDDKSVGYLPMPMYSNGDSIAGFDAQSDTPHSALFTKTVRLNGENQISSGDIRDGMNPKVDSVGFEAVFDLDNDWRIENRFRKSSISGNFNSPFTEQVGSATSIAESIGGAGATLSNANTGEAFNDGLAMKMVTFDVTMNDFGSIVNDFKLTKSFDDDTSLTFGYYASTQNIAMSWLWNSYVMELKGDNAALLNVTGADGTELSENGLYAYSAFGNCCQRDYDTEYDTRAPYVAFSTKLGDVSIDASARYDSGEARGTYAGAVTSTVDMNRDGEISIPEQNVAGIDTANASPVNYDWNYSSYSIGANYQIDPSLATFARISKGGRANADRLLFGKVRADGSVAKEDAVDEVNQFEFGVKKRFDSLSVFATAFFAETEEQNFEATSQTFFDREYEAKGIEIESTYFIDAWDFRGNLTWTDAEIAKDALNPDVVGNTPRRQADLIYSLMARYNYEKGAAGVSFIGTTDAYAQDNNDLQFDGYTQVNGFVSYDLSENLNIALNVNNLFDTVGITEAEEGSVPENNIIRARAINGRTTSVTLKYAFN; this comes from the coding sequence ATGACAACACACAATACACCTTTATATTTAATCAGCGCTTTAGCACTTGCCGTAAGTCAAGGCGTTCACGCACAAGAAACAGACCAAGCAACACCTGAAGCATCACAAAACAAAGGTCTTGAAACAATAGTTGTAACCGGCGTACCACGTCGAACAACAATCATGGCTTCAAGCGTTTCAGTTAGTAGCGTATCACTTGAACAAGTTCAGGTGTCTACTCCTCGCTCAACAGCCGAGGCTTTTAGAATTATTCCGGGTATTCGTGCAGAATCGACAGGTGGCGAAGGTAATGCAAATATTGCTGTTCGTGGTTTACCTGTAGCATCAGGCGGTGCTAAATTTCTACAATTACAAGAAGATGGGTTACCTGTAATGCAATACGGTGACATCGCTTTTGGTAATTCTGATATTTTTATGCGATTAGATAATACGGTGCAAACAATTGAATCGATTCGTGGTGGCTCAGCATCTACTGCAGCAAGTAATGCACCTGGTGGCATTATTAACTTTATCTCTAAAAATGGCGAAAACGAATCTGGCAGTGTGTCTACAACACTAGGCTTAGATTACGACAGCGTTCGTACAGACTTTGAATACGGCACTTACTTAACCGATAGCGTGCGTTTTCATGTTGGTGGTTTTGTTCGACAAGGCGAAGGCCCGCGCGAAACAGGTTACACGTCTAATAAAGGTGGCCAAATTAAAGCTAACCTTACAAAAGATTTTGAAAATGGCTACGTTCGCCTTTATTACAAACACTTAGACGATAAGAGTGTTGGCTACCTTCCTATGCCAATGTACTCAAATGGTGACTCTATTGCTGGCTTTGATGCGCAGTCAGACACCCCTCACTCAGCGTTATTTACTAAAACAGTACGCTTAAATGGTGAAAACCAAATTAGCAGCGGCGATATCCGTGATGGTATGAATCCAAAGGTTGATTCTGTTGGTTTTGAAGCTGTATTTGATCTAGATAACGATTGGCGTATTGAAAACCGTTTCCGTAAGTCATCAATTAGCGGTAACTTTAATTCACCTTTCACAGAACAAGTCGGTAGTGCAACATCAATAGCTGAAAGCATTGGTGGCGCAGGTGCAACCTTGAGTAACGCGAACACCGGTGAAGCGTTTAACGATGGTTTAGCAATGAAGATGGTGACATTTGATGTCACAATGAATGACTTCGGCTCTATAGTTAATGACTTTAAATTAACTAAATCGTTCGATGATGATACCAGCCTTACATTTGGTTACTATGCATCTACGCAAAACATTGCGATGTCGTGGTTATGGAACTCTTACGTAATGGAGCTCAAGGGTGACAATGCTGCATTACTAAATGTAACAGGTGCCGATGGCACTGAGTTATCTGAAAACGGTTTATACGCTTACAGTGCATTTGGTAACTGTTGCCAACGTGATTACGATACGGAATACGATACACGCGCCCCATACGTTGCATTTTCTACTAAATTAGGCGACGTAAGCATTGATGCAAGTGCTCGCTACGACAGTGGTGAAGCTCGCGGAACATACGCAGGTGCAGTGACTTCAACAGTAGATATGAACCGCGACGGTGAAATATCAATCCCTGAGCAAAACGTTGCAGGTATTGACACTGCAAACGCAAGCCCAGTAAATTATGACTGGAACTATTCTTCTTATTCAATTGGTGCTAATTACCAAATTGACCCAAGCCTTGCCACGTTTGCACGTATAAGTAAGGGCGGGCGAGCAAACGCCGACCGACTTTTATTTGGTAAAGTACGCGCCGACGGCTCTGTTGCAAAAGAAGACGCTGTTGATGAAGTAAACCAGTTTGAGTTTGGTGTTAAGAAGCGCTTTGATTCGTTATCAGTATTTGCTACTGCGTTTTTTGCCGAAACTGAAGAGCAAAACTTTGAAGCAACATCACAAACATTTTTTGACCGTGAATACGAAGCAAAAGGGATTGAAATAGAATCTACTTACTTTATTGATGCATGGGATTTTCGTGGTAATTTAACCTGGACCGATGCAGAAATAGCAAAAGATGCGCTTAACCCAGATGTTGTAGGTAATACGCCACGTCGTCAAGCCGATTTAATTTACTCATTAATGGCACGTTACAACTATGAAAAAGGCGCTGCAGGGGTAAGTTTCATTGGTACTACCGATGCGTACGCTCAAGATAATAACGACTTGCAATTTGACGGCTACACACAGGTAAATGGCTTTGTAAGCTATGATTTATCTGAAAACCTTAATATTGCGCTTAATGTGAACAACCTATTTGACACAGTAGGTATTACAGAAGCCGAAGAAGGCTCAGTACCTGAAAACAACATTATTCGTGCCCGTGCTATTAACGGCCGCACAACGTCGGTAACTTTAAAATACGCTTTTAACTAA
- a CDS encoding LacI family DNA-binding transcriptional regulator produces MRKPAHWTLKSIALELGVSNATVSNAFNRPDQLSAKRRDDILAACKTLGYYGPNKAAQSLRNGTFNIVALVLPDSVEYMVSDPVASSFMRGVTSVLEKNGINVLLFSGNSDTLNNIVDFVDGFICYGRPRNNALVEQLKTVSKHVVTIDFDIARNASVNINNEQASYEIAKHVLHNQNDKVAILGLRLLDENVLCRVYEHHEFETGQSISHQRLRGYQRALSEANITVADDRIWNIPESSERFANIAAKEVLSASPRPNVIICMSDLIALATMREAIKQGIKIGEELRIVGFDGIDEAARFVPRLTTIHQNSQEKGVIAAELFISKEEKTQEVSYELEIGASS; encoded by the coding sequence ATGAGAAAACCGGCCCACTGGACCTTAAAAAGTATCGCTCTAGAGTTAGGTGTGTCTAACGCGACAGTATCTAATGCGTTTAATCGCCCTGATCAGCTATCGGCTAAACGCCGAGACGATATTCTTGCAGCGTGTAAAACTTTGGGCTATTACGGGCCTAATAAGGCCGCGCAATCATTGCGTAATGGCACATTTAATATTGTCGCTTTAGTACTGCCCGATAGTGTGGAATACATGGTGTCGGATCCTGTGGCTAGCAGCTTTATGCGCGGTGTTACTTCGGTGCTTGAAAAAAACGGCATTAATGTTTTATTGTTTTCAGGTAATAGCGATACCCTTAATAACATAGTCGACTTTGTAGATGGCTTTATTTGTTATGGCCGCCCTCGTAATAACGCGTTAGTTGAGCAGTTAAAAACTGTGTCTAAACATGTAGTGACAATTGATTTTGATATTGCTCGCAATGCCTCTGTAAATATTAATAACGAGCAAGCAAGTTACGAAATAGCTAAACACGTACTGCATAATCAAAACGATAAAGTGGCTATATTAGGCCTTAGATTACTTGATGAAAACGTATTGTGCCGGGTGTATGAGCATCACGAATTTGAAACCGGACAATCTATTTCGCATCAACGTTTACGTGGTTATCAACGTGCTTTAAGCGAGGCAAATATTACGGTAGCTGACGATCGTATTTGGAACATTCCTGAAAGTAGCGAACGTTTTGCCAATATTGCTGCAAAAGAAGTACTTAGTGCATCACCGCGTCCTAACGTTATAATTTGTATGAGTGATTTAATTGCCCTTGCCACAATGCGAGAAGCAATAAAACAAGGCATAAAAATAGGTGAAGAACTGCGTATTGTGGGCTTTGATGGTATTGATGAAGCAGCCCGGTTTGTACCTCGCCTCACCACCATTCATCAAAACAGCCAAGAAAAAGGCGTTATAGCCGCTGAATTATTTATTTCTAAAGAAGAAAAAACTCAGGAAGTCAGTTACGAATTAGAGATTGGTGCCAGTAGTTAG
- the gtfA gene encoding sucrose phosphorylase, whose amino-acid sequence MMKNKVQLITYADRITGQNIGALTTLLNGPLKGVFGGVHLLPFYNPIDGSDAGFDPIDHSEVDSRIGTWEDIQVLGKDLDLMADLIVNHVSAQSFQFQDVLAKGKQSEFWDLFLTKEDIFPNGMSEAEQKAIYRPRPGSCFTPMQCGDGQTYDFWTTFTDNQIDINVKVEAGVAYLNNVLTKFSANNVNIIRLDAAGYAIKQAGTNCFMLDETFGYLDNLSKQANDLGMETIAEIHSHYQTQVEVAKRVNMVYDFALPPLILHSLFNNDVDALLKWLQISPRNCLTVLDTHDGIGIIDAGPMGDKPGLLNAQQIDNLVETMHANSNNQSRQATGAAASNVDLYQVNCTYYNALGAKDFDYLLSRAIQFFAPGVPQVYYGGLFACENDMELLTNTNVGRDINRPYLDANIIDKALNKPVVKGFIELIKIRNSHPAFAGEFSAQGEGSMCCLSWQLGEQTISLTVDFKLRHALITQVNGDEETTINLNSFLA is encoded by the coding sequence ATGATGAAGAATAAAGTTCAATTGATCACATATGCTGATCGAATCACTGGTCAAAATATAGGCGCGCTAACCACACTTTTAAACGGCCCTTTAAAAGGCGTATTTGGTGGTGTGCACTTATTGCCATTTTACAATCCTATTGATGGCAGCGATGCTGGCTTTGACCCTATTGATCATAGTGAAGTTGATTCTAGAATAGGTACTTGGGAAGACATACAGGTATTAGGTAAAGATCTCGACTTAATGGCAGACCTAATTGTTAACCATGTATCGGCGCAGTCTTTTCAGTTTCAAGATGTATTAGCTAAAGGTAAGCAATCAGAATTTTGGGATTTGTTTTTAACCAAAGAAGATATATTTCCAAATGGTATGAGCGAAGCTGAACAAAAAGCAATTTACCGCCCACGCCCAGGTAGCTGTTTTACACCAATGCAGTGTGGCGACGGCCAAACGTATGACTTTTGGACCACTTTTACCGACAATCAAATCGATATAAACGTAAAAGTAGAAGCCGGTGTTGCGTATTTAAATAACGTACTAACTAAATTTTCGGCTAACAATGTAAATATTATTCGTTTAGATGCGGCGGGTTACGCCATTAAGCAAGCGGGCACTAACTGCTTTATGCTTGATGAGACGTTTGGCTACCTAGATAACTTATCTAAGCAAGCAAACGATTTAGGTATGGAAACCATTGCGGAAATACATAGCCATTATCAAACTCAGGTAGAAGTGGCAAAACGTGTAAATATGGTTTACGACTTTGCGTTACCACCACTTATTTTACACAGCTTATTTAATAACGATGTAGATGCACTGCTCAAATGGTTACAAATTTCGCCACGTAATTGCTTAACTGTACTTGATACACATGACGGTATTGGCATTATTGACGCAGGTCCAATGGGCGACAAACCAGGGCTATTAAATGCACAGCAGATTGATAACCTAGTCGAAACAATGCACGCTAACAGTAACAACCAAAGCCGCCAAGCTACGGGCGCTGCGGCGAGTAATGTCGACTTGTATCAAGTTAACTGTACGTACTACAACGCATTAGGCGCTAAAGACTTTGATTACTTACTGTCGCGTGCAATTCAATTTTTTGCACCAGGTGTACCACAAGTGTATTACGGCGGCCTATTTGCTTGCGAAAACGATATGGAATTACTGACAAATACAAATGTTGGCCGTGATATTAACCGCCCATATTTAGATGCAAATATAATCGATAAAGCCTTAAATAAGCCTGTAGTAAAAGGTTTTATTGAATTAATTAAAATTCGCAATTCACACCCTGCATTTGCAGGTGAGTTTAGTGCGCAAGGTGAAGGCAGTATGTGTTGTTTATCGTGGCAACTAGGTGAGCAAACTATTTCACTTACTGTTGATTTTAAATTACGCCATGCACTGATTACGCAGGTAAACGGTGATGAAGAAACAACGATTAACTTAAATTCATTTTTAGCTTAA